From a single Rutidosis leptorrhynchoides isolate AG116_Rl617_1_P2 chromosome 5, CSIRO_AGI_Rlap_v1, whole genome shotgun sequence genomic region:
- the LOC139847426 gene encoding photosystem I assembly factor PSA3, chloroplastic — MVVITSITTTNVTNNHRTKSYTFTCKPLTNSLLYYHPHNLLYKASVKCKTSNGGVMVVKSYMEDSTTFSGFVNKIIGALPVVGLIARIVTDTGGIGGDFIDFAEFRRRVGKNSSVNDSRAFIDFQDRRGRAGDPLYVLMCCWLAALGAGLLKSEEILEGVNRLRISNDIEFEEETFIAMMNEAREKRAKINAPTPTIPMEARVEKALDAIHVCCFGRDPIEEEDVRVLCIMLKVVFPSVKQEDIDKLVKAKAEKVAEGGEEERYPEPKLLTKEAVQLQMKDLQFLQQNNDN, encoded by the exons ATGGTGGTTATCACCTCCATCACCACCACTAATGTCACAAACAACCACCGTACAAAGTCGTACACGTTCACCTGTAAACCATTAACAAACTCTTTACTTTATTATCACCCTCATAATCTCTTGTACAAGGCCTCAGTAAAATGCAAAACTTCTAATGGAGGAGTCATGGTTGTTAAGTCTTACATGGAAGACTCCACTACTTTTTCCGGTTTCGTCAACAAGATCATCGGCGCGTTGCCTGTTGTCGGCCTAATCGCACGAATCGTAACAGACACAGGTGGTATAGGTGGTGATTTCATTGATTTTGCCGAGTTTCGAAGGAGAGTTGGTAAGAATTCGTCGGTTAATGATTCTAGAGCTTTCATCGATTTCCAGGATCGAAGAGGACGG GCAGGggatcctttatatgtattgatgTGCTGTTGGTTAGCTGCATTAGGAGCTGGATTGTTGAAATCTGAGGAGATTTTGGAAGGAGTTAATAGACTTCGAATTTCTAACGATATTGAATTCGAAGAAGAAACTTTCATTGCCATGATGAATGAAGCTAGAGAG AAACGAGCGAAAATAAATGCACCGACACCAACAATTCCCATGGAGGCAAGAGTTGAGAAGGCGCTTGACGCTATACATGTTTGCTGTTTTGGACGAGATCCTATAGAAGAAGAAGATGTGAGAGTATTATGTATCATGCTAAAAGTTGTTTTCCCTTCGGTAAAACAAGAAGATATAGATAAGCTTGTGAAAGCCAAGGCCGAAAAAGTTGCAGAAGGAGGTGAAGAAGAAAGGTACCCAGAGCCTAAACTATTGACTAAAGAAGCCGTTCAACTGCAAATGAAGGACCTGCAATTTCTTCAACAAAATAATGATAATTGA
- the LOC139847427 gene encoding protein NUCLEAR FUSION DEFECTIVE 6, mitochondrial-like, whose protein sequence is MASSSGRQVLKRARSFISSTRKLQSQSTFVGTSPSANHIPSSRISSRRKPLFSSREPVELSCAQSLMPLHSATASSLLKSMLSSKVGQWGTLSEGFATPL, encoded by the exons ATGGCGTCCAGTTCAGGAAGACAGGTTCTAAAGAGAGCTAGGTCATTCATCAGCTCCACACGTAAGCTTCAATCTCAGTCCACCTTCGTCGGAACCTCACCGTCCGCGAATCATATTCCGTCGTCTCGTATCTCTTCTCGCCGGAAACCTCTCTTTTCATCCAG GGAACCGGTGGAGCTGAGTTGTGCGCAGTCTCTGATGCCTCTTCATTCTGCGACAGCCTCATCGTTGCTCAAATCTATGTTATCTTCTAAAGTTGGCCAGTGGGGTACTTTATCTGAAG GATTTGCGACACCACTATAA
- the LOC139847469 gene encoding uncharacterized protein At4g28440-like, with translation MAESKSSKRKPVFTKVDNLRPGTSGHNLIVKVVTSKLVLQKGRPDDRQMRIAECLVGDETGTILFTARNNQVDLMKADSTVILRNAKIDMFKGSMRLAVDKWGRVEVTEPANFAVKEYNNLSLVEYELVNVVEE, from the exons ATGGCTGAATCAAAGTCATCAAAGAGGAAACCTGTTTTCACAAAGGTTGATAATCTGAGGCCTGGAACCAGTGGTCATAATTTGATTGTAAAAGTCGTTACTTCGAAGCTTGTGTTGCAGAAGGGCCGGCCTGATGATCGTCAAATGCGAATTGCCGAATGTTTGGTTGGAGATGAAACTGGAACTATACTTTTTACTGCCAGGAATAATCAAG TGGACCTTATGAAAGCTGATAGCACAGTGATTTTGCGCAATGCAAAAATTGACATGTTCAAGGGATCGATGAGGCTTGCAGTGGATAAATGGGGACGTGTTGAGGTCACAGAACCTGCTAATTTTGCTGTCAAAGAATACAACAATCTGTCACTAGTTGAATATGAGCTTGTTAACGTTGTGGAAGAGTAA